CTCTTCCTTAACTGTAAAATTAGATATAATTGTTTCGTCAAATATCTGATACTATATAAATCACACTCCGTTGTGATtatcaaaataattttagatgaCATGGCTCACATGTGGCAGTAAACCTCACATGTCAGAGTCCCTCCGGCTCCTTTGCTGTGCTGACCAATGTCTCCAGGTCTGCAGCGTGCTACCCATGAGGCCACGCATGCATTCAACCTTCCTCTACCTCTCCTCCCGCCTCTGCGCCTCATTGATGCCTGCCTGCTCGAGATcatccgcccaaaacttctcaaTCTTTGTGACCTCGTTGGGCCACCTCTTGGCCATGAGCACATGTTAGAGCTTCTCATGCATCTCATCGGCCGCTCCCTTGGCCTCGTTCATCTCACTGACAAGACAATCCCTCTCTCCCATGATGAAGGGCGATTGACCCTTGGCCCTCTTCAAGTCCCCCTGGGCGGACTCAAGTCGGACCTGCAGCTCGATCTCCCGCCGTGGCTGCTTCTGCAATGCCGGTGACAAAATAGTAGTGAGCAATCGCAACGTACATAGAAATCTCACACAAATGCAGCATCATTTCCATTTTTCACTTACAGGTGACACTGCTAATCAGCGCGCCAGCACCCGTCCACGTGAACCACCCTAACAGTCCTCAcctttcttttttcaaaaactttttctctctcatctttcttttttgaaaagttttctAAAAGAACTTTTCAGTTAAAacttttcagatttctcaagtttttaagaaaaaattttgagaaaaaatttagctcataaattttgagaaaaaagattgaaagaaaaagtttttagaaaaaaattaaaaaaaattatatcacaTCATTATTACTATGTGATCTATCATCTAATATATAAAACACACTATCATATATGAGCCACATCATTAAAACCACCTTGAAAACAAGGGATGGGTTGTTTTGAATGGTATCAAATAGCTCAGGAAGGATACTCGAATGCAAGGTACATGAGTAGATTGCAAAAGTTCAAAACTTTTAAGTTATTTTGATGATACTTCATACTTACACGTAAATGttatatatctataaaaatacACATACTacctgtaaaaaaaaatatgtacatgaATAGTCTTACATACTGACATATTCCATATACATATCCTTTTGCAAGAGACGCTATTACAAACATCGGAGTAACTATACACGGATGTGGATAGGAAAAAAGGCACGTACACGTGTGCTTGCACACATGTCCCAAGAACAAAACCCAGCCATGCAGTACACGTGTACATGATGCATATATGTCACGGTTCCATGAACCTGACAAGCATCGAAGCAGGTTGGTCTCGCTTTGACTTGGACACTCAGTGGCATTCGTCCACACACGAGACGACGATGGATCACGAGGTGACATCAGAACATGTGCTAATCTATTTGTTAACTCTATTtgttcttgaaaaaaaacccgACTCAGTGAAAAACATATAAGTTAGTTTCACGTCACGGCACACTACTTAGTTATAATAAATAAGTATAATAAAATGtatcttaaaatattttgagATTAAatcttatgttatttttttctcatcaaggttttttttaataacagACGTTGTATTCATCGATCGCGAGacatttataataattttattaatccCAAACTCCATAACTCCGATCTATCAATGTGTTTGTGcactggttttttttttttttaaagcattCCGAGAAATGTGCCCAGGCCAATGATCAATTGGTTGATGATGGAGCAGCGTGGCAGTCTGCAAGGTGACTACATGCTAGAAACCGATGTTCCAAAACCCATTGACTTTAATTGTCTGAAAAGCCAACTCAATTATCATCACTACGACAAAGTCACCTGTTTTTAGAAACACAAATTTTTATTTACACATTACCTGtgcttaaaaaataaatataataaataatactaTAGAAGCTTTAGGCCAACCGCCAATTTGCATGATATCATTAGAGCCGCATGGCAGAGAGCCATAGGCGCTCTATCGATTGCTTTATTCAGGTATGAAACCAAGTTGCACCAAAGATGACGACCAATGACCACACTGTCGAAAAAGCTAAATAGCGTAGCCCAGGTTGTAGCTAAAAAAAGCTCATATGTGACCATTGGATAACAATCTATATTACCTATAAAAAACACGAGTTTTAATGGAACCTAAGATCTCTACTTTTCAttcgagttgatcaaacgatCACCGTGTAaagattcttttttttatcattccaaaatacatttaatctatATTAATTACCTCCTATATCTAAAtgttcaatatttatttttcatacctAGACATCTCATATTTACCTTCGTACATTACTATATCCTAAATTAATTCAACGTGTTCAGTTGCTAATAATAAGTTAAGGACCCACAAGCCATTGAAACTaacaatgaaaaagaaaatgcttGCGGAATATGGTCAACACTGCTAAAGTATTGCGAGGCAAGTGTTGGCATACaatctaatttttaaaaaaaaataaaagtacgATTTCTGATATCTACACCAATAAAAGATGCACACAACCAATTTCTTTAAATAGGTACTCAAATTCGTATCTAAGATGAGTCAAATTTGGATAATTTAGATATACATTTATATCCTCAATCAACTGAGCTAGACCGAGTACATAGTAAAAAAATGGTCTGCAAATTTTTCTAGCGGGGTTTTATTTCTTCTAAATTTTCTCCAAAAGTATGCAATGCAACTAAAGTCGGATTCCACTGTTGTCCAAAACGCACAGAACTAAACGGcccgtgattttttttttagtggcGTTTTATATCGCCTAAATTTTCTCCAAAAGTATGGCATGCAACTGAGGCGGGCCATTCCATCATTTGACCTTTGCGGGGGTGGGCTGCAGCCATCTTTTTATCGGCTGTGTACCTTTCTCTCTCACCTCTTGGGTTTCTTGGAGACCTATTTGGAATGATAACGAGTATAATATTTGCAAGTGGAAACTATACAAATTTGTACCTAAGTTAATTTTAAATTCACATCTATACTCATTACCCCTACAGATAAGAGTTAGCATCCACACGTCACCACCTACATCACAAACCTACAAACACACATGTATGTCTATATGCTACAATGGTGAAGCAAGAAGAACTATAACTCTAGAAGTCATACCTTAGATCCAACAACAGGGGCGGCGGACAGGATGTCGGTGGCATGGCGATCGAGGGCCGTGGTTGGGGGcatcgaccatgtcgaggcctCGAGGGCGGACAAGGCTAGGAGTAGGGTGACGCGCCCTTAGGAACGTGGTCGCGCGAAGCTGGGCGGTCAGAGGTGGACAGGGGCATCGGGCTGGAGTGGCAGACTGACAGCTGGCAACTCTAAATGGGAGTGTGGGTGTGACGGCCTATACAGTGATAGGATATCCTGTGGTGTGTGGTGGTTGGGTAGATGGGTAGAGAACgactaaacaaaaaatatttagtaaTAGTCTGCTAGTTTATATATAAAAGTGATTTAgacctatatatatatcatatacaAGCGATACGGGAGTAAAACGGATACAAGTAAAACTATTTTATACCGGTCTCTCTACTTTATTAAATTTAATATTAAACCCACACTCAAATATATGGGAAAAAATACATTCCAAATCTGAGTAAAATGTGTCCATTACCATAAGTAGACCCACCTCACGTTCTgtccttctcctctctcttcccctgCTCCCTGTCAACTGTCAAGCTAGTACTATCTCAGTGCAAGATTCAGCCTGCTGCCTGCTCTTCTTGCTGCAGCAGCTCTCCTGCACTGTGATTTGCTCCTTTTCTTGGCGGCAGGCTGGATTCTAGGTTGCATTCTTCAGCAGCACCTCGATCTGCTCCTCCGCCAGATTCGATTGATGTGGTGTGCTCTTGGAGTCAGGGGCTCTGATTCGGCGGCCGCTCCCCGTGCTCCGATCCCCTACTTTGATGAGGCTCTCGCATTGTGAGAGCCACTGCGCCGCTCCCTTCCGCTACATCACCTGCCTCCCCAAATCCAAAGATGCGAGCTGCGATGCTGCCTCCGTGGCGGCGCAGCTcccggccgccgtcgccgaggaggagccgcctcCGGTTCAGAAGATTGAGGTGGCGGTAGCCGGGAAggtggacgacgacgacgagaagCACGAGGATGGTGAGAAGGCGGTagcggcaacggcggcggcgccgacgaAGAGTAGCCTGAAGAAGGCCAACTGCGGCGACAGCAAGTGCGCTGCCAAAGGCAATGTGAAGTGGATGGATTTGCTGGGGAAGGATCTGACAGAGGTTAAGGAATTCGAGCCAAGGTATATATCATCTTCCTCGATAAACTTGCTGCAACTGTCCATGAGTTTGGAATCTTGGATCAGTTCAGCCTCCAGTTGATGGGTGAATTGTTATCGTCTCGTGTGTATATCCAGTTGTTCATCCATTTAGATTAATTAGGTgaatgttctatatgcttggaTTTTAGTGAGGTAATTTTCTGCTAGACATGGGCCTTATTAAATCAATTTATGTTGACTCGAGTGAAAGTGTGAAACCATGCTGAAATGTCAGATGGATCACAGATATTTTCCATTTGTTTAGGTCCGATGATGGCTGGCATTGTTTTTTCTTTCAAGAAATCAACTTCGTGGTAGAAGAAGTCACCTAGTGTTGTACAGCTTGAGATACTTGGTCATAATGTTTACGTCAAACATGTAGCCATGTTACCCATGTAGGTCATACAAATCCAATAATTCGAGAGATATTTTTGTGCTGCGCTGCATTTGTTTGTGCATGGTACACTTTTAGCACAGAGTATATTTGTGTTTATTGTTCAGATGATCATGTCAATTTCGTACATAAATCATTAATGTGCGCCTCTGGTGCTGTACAAGTGTTTGCTACtacaaatttttttagctcTGCTTTCTGAAAAATGCGGATACCAAAAGTATATTTATTGTGCTCTCATATATTCTTATATCAGCATCATATTTTGAGATACCAGCTCAAGTATATTGAAGCAGGATGAGTGCATGTTTTCAAGTGAGTGTAATGGATCTCTCAAATTTATTTACAAACTTTCATACCGCAGTCAGTCAATATTGATTTTTATAGCCTCGCTATTTTCATCTCAGTTCTGCATTTCTGTTTTGAAATCATTGAAATAAGTTGCAGGTCTTTGCACAAACATCTTGGGTATAGCCTTGCCATAGGCTCCTCGATAGGACTAAGAGTGGCAATATATAAAATGCAGAAAGATAAATAAAGACAACCAGATAAAGACATACCAATCAAACACTGAAATTATTGAGCATAACTGCTTTTCAATAAGAAAATTCCTATTCACCATGCTATTTGACTTTTGACTTCACCTTAAAGTAGGCCTAGGCAAAAGAACACCGGAACTGATAAACCAAACCGAACCGCAACCGAACCACCAAAATTGTCGGTTTTTTCGGTGTTCGGTTCGGTTCTTGCTTCTGTGTTGTTCGGTGATCGATGTAGGTTCGGTTGTTTGGTGTCAAAAATTGATACACCGAAGTCCAACGACCCaaccagctcaccccttgcgGCCCGCTCACTCAGCGCTCAGCTACCCTGACAGGCGATGACCTAACTAGCCCAACTGCCGAGCGGCCCAGTCCCCCGTTCCCTGCCCTTGCGCCCACCCAGCCGACCTCGAGTCCCCACGTGCGGACGCGCCCACGCCTTACCCTAGCCGCCATGCCGCCACCGCCCACTCGTCGGTCACCATGACGCCAAGGCGCCAAGCCACCACCGCCTATCCCTAGCCGCCCGCCGGCCGTTGCCGCAATGCTGGACGCCGACAGGCCACCGCCGCACACCCGCGACCCCTACCTACTCCTAGCCACCCGTCGCTGGAGTGTCGGACGCCGACACGCCATCATACCCACACGCCAACGGCCGACACACCTGAGCCCCCAAGCGGACCAGTTGAGATAGCCGGCGGCCGGTGGGGACTAGAACGGCAGACAACGGCGGGGACTCAGGGCTCCAGGCTCTAGCAGCACCCAATGCTTGCGTTTTTGGTGAAAACCGAAACCGAAAATGTGCGGGTTTCCAATTTTTTCCAAGAACTTCGGTTTGCAATCTCTAAAAACCGAAATATTCATACACCGAAAAACCGAACCGATATAACCGGAAAAACCGAATGCCCAGGCCTACCTTAAAGAGATGACTACATTgtaaaagttttcaaatgcttcATAGAACTGTACTAGGATACACTAATGGGTGTCCTGTTCGAATTTAATACTTCTATCTTGTACCCAGCAACGAAACAACAATGAAACATCATTTTCGTTCTTCCTTTTTCCGATAACAGGGATAACGAATGGAGTATGGACATAAATCCTCAAGCAACATTTCCATTTTCTAGAGATGTCTCTGTTCATGTTATATCACAATTGGATGGTTTAATTTGACTTCATTGACTGCCGAACCTTTTCCTGCTGGAGCCTTGCTGGTTCGTTAATCTCACATTGTGCCTCTTGTGATTCCATACAGCGAATGCAGAGACTCACTTGACGACGGAGACGGCATCTCGACATGTGTTTGCGTTATCCAATGAGTCAAGAAGAATCCTCAAGCGCTGTAAATTCTGTGGAAAAAGGGTGGTTCGCATCAATCATGATTTGTTCTTTCCAGTGGAGGGCCAGGGTGTTTTGTTGCTGCCTCCATTAGCTCCATCGAAGATGCCCAACCATTGTTGTGTGTAAAGTGTAAACCAGTCTCATCAGTACATGCCATTATAGATTCTCCTTAGTTTAGCCGTAGGTTTCGGTCATTTTATCAGGTCTGTGTTTGGGTCTTTGTACAGCTGGTTTATTGAGTGCTACATTGTTTATCTAGTGCAGACAGAGTGTTGCTTCTGTGAAGTTTTTTATAAAGTGAATtccacaaaactacaaatattatatcatttgtaacacaaaactacaagtattatggcttgtaatacaaaactacaagtattgtacactaatttcacacaaaacccgattttaattagattcactcaaaaaatgatcttatgtttcttcaaaaatcttaaaacttttttacatgttctataattcatgtgcaatctattttaattggattcacttaaAAAGTTTGTGTagatttaaactaaaattctctcaAGGACAGAAAAAAGCTTGTTTTTTTAGGGAACATTCTTaagtctatttttttattttttaaattgtagATCTAGACTATCGCCCGTTGGAAATATGCAGATCTAGGAATTCTGAAATTTAACTGTTTTGTTTCTCATTGGATAAATAATgatttgagttgaaattttttggagagctagatgatagcattctcaaaaccatatttttttttcaaaatttttcatgattattttgataggattttgaattttgagagtattagaacgtaatattttttattttgtaacaGGTGATAGGAGGTTACATCTATCAATTTTCAAAATGAACgtctatatttatatttttattaaaaataaaaaataaagaaattaggcTAGTAGGATAGCTGAGCCTAGTCTGTCTTGGGCTGTGGAGCTATTATTACTTTTGCGTAGGCTTAGCCCTAAGCCCAGGATTCGACTGAGCAAGGCCCATGGATAGTAggcagagagaggggagggggtgaTGGCGCGGTGAGAATCACCACTCGAGGAAacaggaggagaggagagaagcaAAACGAAGCTCACAACTCGCAAGGACGATGGAGATGGCCTTCTGCTTCCTGCTCTCCCCGTTGCCCCTTTCGCTCCCGAGCCCCACTGCTATTGCCGCCGTCGCCACCTCCTCGGACCTAATGTCCTcccaccatggccgccgccaccgctcgCTGGAACATGGCTGCCGCTGTCGCTGCCCGCCAAAGATGGCCCCCAGTAGCAGCGGCGACAGCTCTGGAGGCTGCAACTCATATGAtggcgaggaggccgctagcCGCGCCCTCAGCCTCGAtggcggcgcctcctcctcggaCCATCAAACCGGTGAGCCGCGCAAGCATAACTAAAACTTGTTGTCACTTATATGAATTTTCAtgttgaaaattttcttttgggCCAACAGGGTGAGCTCTTCTTCGTTCGGCCCAAGATGGTTTCAGCCCAGGCCCGTCGGTCGGCTCCTTCTTCAGGTGGGGGCGCTGGCCTAGGGTTTGATGGGGGCAGTTTGGGACCAATCGGTCCTAGCTTGTGGAGGCTCCATGGAGGCGGCGGAATGACTGCCCCCAGGATTCCCGTTCTAGTGCACGCGTCCATGGTAAGGCTGGGGTCCCTGTTGTCCGCTGGATCCTCTTTGCACAATGGGGATTGGATCGAGTGGCACCGGGGATCAGGAGACCCAACTGAATTTGGTTGAGGGAGCCATCCTTGGTGGTCATGTTGCCGATGAGAGCTTACATATCTTCCTGAACTCTCTTCTCGGTAGGAAAGAGGAAAAGTGTGACATCTCTCTCTGTTTTGGTTGACCTTCTTCTTGTCTGGTGTGTGGTTGAGCGTGGAGTTCATCTTCCTGCTTGGCTTGGAGAACCGCCGGAGGGAGTTGGTGGTGTTGGAGCCAGCGCTGTGTCACCTAGGCTCGCCCGCACGTGCCGTTGTAGTGCGGTTGGCTTTGTATCTCTGATCTCCTTCACGTCACCGGCAACGTTGGgtgctaggttttctggaacAATGGCTTGCGAGCCGTGCCTAGCCTCTCTTCTCCACGCCTTCGAGCATGTTTTTTTGTGAGTTCTCCTCTCTCACTTCCTCTGGACAATGAGTTGTTTGCTGGTATTGCTTTGTGATGAGTAGTTGAATTGAGATTGAGCTTTTTATCTAAGTACGATAGCATTGAATCCTGTGTTCGGTAGCCTTGGACTTTTGTGTTGGTGATATAATCTGATATGTTCATGCTCACTGTACCGAAGTGCTActtgttgtttgatttatgGTGCAGAGCTGCTGCGGTTCAGAGGAGGCTTGTTAATTTTGTTTCTGTATGATGTTGATACTAATTTAGTTCCTTTAGCTACTGCCAGTTTGAGTTATCTAAGTCTATTCATGTTTGTGCCCTTAGTTGATCACAACAGCACTATCCATTAATCTTTTGATCTGTGTTCAGGCGCTAtttgctagttgagaacttagataATAGCCCAATCAATTATGAGTTCAACAAAACAATTAGGGGGCATGACATCTAATGTCtcggggccaattgttatatataatctgagagcaatttcaTACATTTTTAATGCTTACTGTCAGCTCCTTGAGGGCcaattttataattttgttaTTTCCATATCATGTGTATAGATATCTTTTTGTCTAGTTTTTGTCATTATGGTTTTTatggaatatggatatatatatgctcatattaTCGCAAATATTACAACAATCCAGAAAACCTAGTACTTCAGTGATGGCTAGTTCTGGTTCTTCTGCCTTACCACAGTCATCCTCAGACACGATTAAGCCTGATAGTTTCAATGGAACCGGCTTTAAGCACTAGCAAGCCCAGGCGAGGCTGTGGTTGATGGAGCTTGGATTATTCTGGGTCCTCATCGAAGAGTCGCCCGCCCCTCTGAGGGAAGTCGTGCTAGACGAGGTCGATAGAACGCGTCTCGACGTGTTAAGGGCTCGTTGGGAGAAAGCTAATGCCTCGGCCTTAGCACGCCTCTTAGCCGTCCTATTAAACAAGTTGTTCGACATCTACGTGGGGTTCGGGGAAGCATGGGAGGTGTAGATGGAGCTGAATGACCAGTATGCTGAAAGGGACAACGACAacgagtccttcatggtggcaagCTATCTGAACTTTCGTATGGGAGATGGCAGATCAGTTATGGAACAAATCCATGAGTTGCAGCTGATCGTGCGAGACTTAGGCCAGTACGGCTGTATTCTCCCTAAGAATTTTTAGGTTTATGCCATTCTGGCCAAGCTGTCTACTTCTTGGCGTGACTTTGTCACTGCACGTCGAAACTTAAAGCAGCGattgactcttaatgagctcattgctACTATAAATGTTGAGAAGAAGTATAAGTCAGGCTATGGTGGGGTGAAGACACCCGCTCAAGCTAACCTTGTCAAGCACAAGAACTAGCCTGTGAGGAatgtgaagaaagagaagaccaaGCCTGGTTTTTTGGGACCGAAGGCTAatgctatgaagaagaagaaactcgAGATTGTCTGCTATGTCTGCGACGGGTTGGATCACAAGGCCAACATA
The nucleotide sequence above comes from Phragmites australis chromosome 4, lpPhrAust1.1, whole genome shotgun sequence. Encoded proteins:
- the LOC133915262 gene encoding uncharacterized protein LOC133915262 isoform X2; translated protein: MRLSHCESHCAAPFRYITCLPKSKDASCDAASVAAQLPAAVAEEEPPPVQKIEVAVAGKVDDDDEKHEDGEKAVAATAAAPTKSSLKKANCGDSKCAAKGNVKWMDLLGKDLTEVKEFEPSIIF
- the LOC133915262 gene encoding uncharacterized protein LOC133915262 isoform X1 encodes the protein MRLSHCESHCAAPFRYITCLPKSKDASCDAASVAAQLPAAVAEEEPPPVQKIEVAVAGKVDDDDEKHEDGEKAVAATAAAPTKSSLKKANCGDSKCAAKGNVKWMDLLGKDLTEVKEFEPSECRDSLDDGDGISTCVCVIQ